The Macaca thibetana thibetana isolate TM-01 chromosome 11, ASM2454274v1, whole genome shotgun sequence genome window below encodes:
- the SNRNP35 gene encoding U11/U12 small nuclear ribonucleoprotein 35 kDa protein: MNDWMPIAKEYDPLKAGSIDGTDEDPHDRAVWRAMLARYVPNKGVIGDPLLTLFVARLNLQTKEDKLKEVFSRYGDIRRLRLVRDLVTGFSKGYAFIEYKEERAVIKAYRDADGLVIDQHEIFVDYELERTLKGWIPRRLGGGLGGKKESGQLRFGGRDRPFRKPINLPVVKNDLYREAKRERRERSRSRERHWDSRTRDRDHDRGREKRWQEREPTRLWPDSDWERERDFREDRVKGREKKERGK; this comes from the coding sequence ATGAATGATTGGATGCCCATCGCCAAGGAGTATGATCCACTCAAAGCGGGCAGCATCGATGGCACTGATGAAGACCCACATGACCGCGCGGTCTGGAGGGCAATGCTGGCACGATATGTCCCCAACAAAGGTGTCATAGGAGATCCCCTCCTCACCCTGTTTGTGGCCAGACTAAACTTGCAGACCAAGGAGGACAAATTAAAGGAAGTCTTTTCCCGCTATGGTGACATCCGGCGGCTTCGGCTGGTCAGGGACTTGGTCACAGGCTTTTCAAAGGGCTACGCCTTCATCGAATACAAGGAGGAGCGTGCTGTGATCAAAGCTTACCGAGATGCCGATGGCCTGGTTATTGACCAGCATGAGATATTTGTGGACTACGAGCTGGAAAGGACTCTCAAAGGGTGGATCCCTCGGCGACTTGGAGGCggtctggggggaaaaaaggagtCTGGACAACTGAGATTTGGGGGACGGGACCGGCCTTTTCGAAAACCTATTAACTTGCCAGTTGTTAAAAACGACCTCTATAGAGAGGCAAAACGGGAAAGGCGGGAGCGATCTCGATCCCGAGAAAGACACTGGGACTCAAGGACAAGGGATCGAGACCATGACAGGGGCCGAGAGAAGAGATGGCAAGAAAGAGAGCCCACAAGGTTGTGGCCCGACAGTgactgggagagagagagggacttCAGAGAGGACAGGGtcaaagggagggagaagaaggaaagaggcaaGTAG